One region of Camelina sativa cultivar DH55 chromosome 6, Cs, whole genome shotgun sequence genomic DNA includes:
- the LOC104793084 gene encoding heat stress transcription factor B-3-like, translating into MLGFRKVTTIRWEFSNEMFQKGQRELMSNIRRRKSQHWSRNKSHHQVVPTTTVNQEDHQPLGIEHHHEDQRSSSTSSSFVYTALLDENKCLKNENELLSSELGKTKKKCKQLMELVERYRGEDEDETDEDANEEDDGLKLFGVKLE; encoded by the exons ATGCTA GGGTTCCGAAAAGTAACGACGATAAGATGGGAATTTAGTAATGAGATGTTCCAAAAGGGGCAAAGAGAGCTTATGAGCAATATCCGAAGAAGGAAGAGCCAACATTGGTCACGCAACAAGTCTCATCATCAGGTTGTACCAACAACGACGGTGaatcaagaagatcatcaaccGCTTGGGATTGAGCATCACCACGAGGATCAACGGTCTTCCTCCACTTCCTCGTCTTTTGTATACACTGCATTACTCGACGAAAACAAATGCTTGAAGAATGAAAACGAGTTATTAAGCTCCGAACTCGGGAAAACCAAGAAGAAATGCAAGCAGCTTATGGAGTTGGTGGAGAGATATAgaggagaagacgaagatgaaacCGATGAGGATgctaatgaagaagatgatgggcTTAAGTTGTTCGGAGTAAAACTTGAATGA